One genomic window of Mercenaria mercenaria strain notata chromosome 2, MADL_Memer_1, whole genome shotgun sequence includes the following:
- the LOC123564127 gene encoding uncharacterized protein LOC123564127 — protein sequence MSHKPDYYRTVSLKLSEVLNDIGVNEGMILKRRRMYLLKETMSTCTERLMGRNLSIYHFGSQSEGSTTKGLDSDADTLTCHNERNVIQHWGEWQPDRKSLLMIQDETTSPGYCLLQSLRNDKPLPICTAALDHEPDIYHTVIGDKLLLKNTLYRNVAIEGSVINGPAASMQGLPGFSDQDCVAALHCNSWPAEAQPWLSRQGIGRWPTEDVKRYCENTGCFVVPVSSKNGQHEKLEWRISTSQAERCLMFNLNITQLRCYILMKMILKTRCNGVLSSFMCKTVLFHCIQNTHSNNWVQSNLLPCLMCCLTVLKNCVRQEKCPHFIIHENNLMSGRIFPLDKIMDLETLQNIIQSEGRALLKIRIDDLGTRLMVKMNIDGAFQYHKTPAQIHAQISAQLLLDVAGTVGASHKFLCEKINHDKEYAIVRETLSNIMLTLTKMYREVGFSSLKKSALKLLALPLSSSLGSVIASHNIKTAHSISSEALAWFSAGLNSDVASGKLKLASALYSAGDMERAEFFLRITKEKYDLNTVEPECECYNHPLNDPWQGFMHKFNNGNEELIQQKTAFCVRFLQCEICCVPKELQYEMFRSTQEDKLERDELSDTWMDCAVVDCLPYLYFLQYKTYRALQRLTDQQYALAELDTTIKTESNLGHRETALNLLGQCMVQENRHTDALRYYTRSLNIRARNNAAKFLICILLNEIINHGSYRISETKFKYFSRTFQGLFTNFQGLFSFQNRDLI from the coding sequence ATGTCACATAAACCTGATTATTACCGAACTGTATCACTGAAACTGTCAGAGGTGCTCAATGATATTGGTGTCAATGAGGGAATGATTCTGAAGAGGAGGAGGATGTACTTGTTGAAGGAAACTATGTCGACTTGTACAGAGAGACTGATGGGCAGGAACCTTTCCATCTATCATTTTGGTAGCCAGTCTGAAGGGTCTACAACAAAAGGACTCGATTCAGATGCTGATACACTTACGTGCCATAATGAGCGGAATGTGATACAGCACTGGGGGGAGTGGCAACCTGACAGGAAAAGTCTACTGATGATACAGGATGAGACCACATCACCTGGTTACTGTCTACTACAAAGTCTGAGGAATGACAAGCCTCTTCCTATTTGTACTGCTGCACTTGATCATGAACCAGACATATATCATACAGTTATCGGAGACAAATTGCTGCTGAAGAACACACTTTATAGAAATGTTGCTATAGAAGGAAGTGTTATAAATGGTCCTGCTGCATCAATGCAAGGATTACCTGGTTTTTCTGATCAAGATTGTGTTGCAGCACTCCACTGTAACTCATGGCCTGCAGAAGCCCAGCCATGGTTATCAAGACAAGGTATAGGAAGATGGCCTACAGAGGACGTGAAGAGATACTGTGAGAATACAGGATGTTTTGTTGTACCAGTGAGCAGTAAAAATGGCCAGCATGAAAAActtgaatggagaatatctacTTCCCAGGCTGAAAGATGTCTAATGTTCAATTTAAACATCACACAATTAAGATGTTACATTTTGATGAAGATGATTCTTAAAACTCGGTGTAATGGTGTCctttcaagtttcatgtgtaaaacagttttaTTCCATTGTATACAGAATACACATTCAAATAACTGGGTGCAATCTAACTTACTCCCATGTTTGATGTGCTGCCTTACAGTACTGAAGAACTGTGTAAGACAAGAAAAATGTCCGCATTTTATCATACATGAAAACAACCTTATGTCTGGAAGAATTTTTCCTCTTGACAAAATTATGGATCTTGAAACCCTACAAAATATCATACAAAGTGAGGGCCGTGCACTGCTGAAGATTCGCATTGATGACCTTGGTACAAGACTAATGGTGAAAATGAATATAGATGGAGCTTTTCAGTATCATAAAACTCCAGCCCAAATACATGCCCAAATTTCAGCACAGCTGCTACTTGATGTTGCTGGTACAGTAGGTGCCAGTCACAAGTTCCTTTGTGAAAAAATTAATCATGATAAGGAATATGCGATAGTGCGTGAGACTTTATCAAACATTATGTTAACACTAACTAAAATGTACAGAGAAGTGGGTTTTAGCAGTTTAAAAAAATCTGCACTGAAGCTTTTAGCACTTCCACTTTCATCTTCCCTAGGATCTGTGATAGCATCTCACAACATTAAAACTGCTCACAGTATATCTTCAGAAGCACTGGCCTGGTTTTCAGCTGGTTTGAACTCAGATGTGGCATCTGGTAAACTGAAACTTGCATCAGCATTATACAGTGCAGGAGATATGGAAAGAGCAGAGTTTTTTCTGAGGATTACTAAAGAAAAGTATGATCTGAATACTGTTGAACCTGAATGTGAATGTTACAATCATCCCTTGAATGACCCATGGCAAGGATTCATGCATAAATTTAACAATGGAAATGAAGAACTAATACAACAAAAAACAGCATTTTGTGTCAGATTTCTGCAGTGTGAAATTTGCTGTGTTCCTAAAGAGTTGcagtatgaaatgtttagatCTACACAAGAGGACAAGCTTGAAAGGGATGAATTATCTGACACTTGGATGGACTGCGCTGTGGTAGACTGTCTCCCTTACCTCTACTTCCTACAATACAAGACTTACAGGGCTCTTCAGAGATTGACAGATCAACAATATGCACTTGCAGAACTTGACACTACCATTAAAACAGAATCAAACCTAGGTCACAGGGAAACAGCACTGAACTTACTAGGACAGTGTATGGTACAGGAAAACCGGCATACTGATGCTTTACGCTACTATACGAGGTCTTTGAATATCCGAGCAAGAAACAATGCCGCAAAGTTTCTTATTTGTATActtctaaatgaaatcataaaccatggttcatacagaatatcagagacaaaattcaagtacttttcaaggacttttcaaggactatttacaaattttcaaggactattttcttttcaaaaccgtgacctaatctga